Proteins encoded in a region of the Sphingomonas jaspsi DSM 18422 genome:
- a CDS encoding toll/interleukin-1 receptor domain-containing protein — protein MGGVAQFWAFLSYSHRDRRWANWLHHALETYRVPARLVGRDGPAGPIPARLSPIFRDREELAASSDLGERLGDALRNSKFLVVLCSPSAASSQWTNQEIVEFKRAHGDQRILAAIVDGEPFASAMPGREAEECFPPALRFKIDADGKLTDERSEPIAADFRESGDGKRMAKLKLVAGMLGVGLDELVQRDQQRRQRRLAWLAAASVAGMAVTSGLAVAAVRARHEAEYQRGQSDSLVEFMLTDLRAKLEPVGRLDALDAVGERALHYYGRQDVADLSADELGHRSKALNLVGEVRNLRGDMAGSMRAFAEAARTTGEQLRRDPDDPQRNFDHAQSMFWVGYYAWQTGDRAQARRDFEQYRALAGKLVAIDPKKPEWQAEVAYAETNLGVLRMEAGDGAGAVGHFKAAERVWRALGGDKPGNRDMSYQLAQSLAWQADAYRSAGDSPKALAVRRAESGIYRLVLAKAPDDYEMREGLTVSQSRLAQLMLDVGMSRAAFDLARSANRDAEALLQRDSKNALWKEMAAKSRNILAEIAIVNGDLPTARSANHSAAALCQELVDTGKTVEKWRSDCLAPARWMAALIDVRTGDASGGIRLAQDFQHAFAKPPSVPSQELLFGQVMARLIAAKGTGGSGAAQAGVVLASMQIPKDARLRAAANYLSPSSQAPSSYPLASLMGTEQ, from the coding sequence ATGGGTGGCGTCGCGCAATTCTGGGCGTTTCTAAGTTACAGCCACCGCGACCGGCGTTGGGCCAATTGGCTCCATCATGCCCTTGAAACCTATCGGGTTCCGGCAAGACTGGTCGGACGAGATGGGCCTGCCGGTCCCATTCCCGCACGGCTGTCGCCCATTTTCAGGGACCGGGAAGAATTGGCCGCGTCGTCCGACCTTGGCGAACGGCTTGGCGACGCGCTCAGAAATTCGAAATTCCTTGTCGTGCTCTGCTCGCCGTCGGCTGCGTCGTCGCAGTGGACAAATCAGGAAATCGTCGAGTTCAAGCGCGCGCACGGTGACCAGCGTATCCTCGCCGCCATCGTCGATGGGGAACCCTTCGCCAGCGCGATGCCCGGCCGAGAAGCCGAGGAATGTTTCCCCCCGGCACTTCGGTTCAAGATCGACGCCGACGGCAAGCTGACCGACGAACGATCGGAGCCGATCGCGGCCGATTTTCGCGAGAGCGGCGACGGGAAGCGGATGGCCAAGCTCAAGCTGGTTGCCGGCATGCTTGGGGTGGGCCTGGACGAACTGGTCCAGCGTGACCAGCAGCGGCGGCAGCGGCGCCTGGCATGGCTGGCGGCGGCGTCGGTTGCCGGCATGGCCGTCACCAGCGGACTGGCAGTCGCCGCGGTTCGGGCCCGGCACGAGGCGGAATATCAGCGCGGCCAATCCGACAGTCTCGTCGAATTCATGCTGACGGACTTGCGGGCGAAGCTGGAACCGGTGGGACGTCTCGATGCGCTCGACGCAGTGGGGGAACGGGCGCTTCACTATTACGGGCGGCAGGACGTTGCCGATCTCAGCGCCGATGAGCTGGGGCATCGTTCGAAGGCGCTCAATCTCGTTGGCGAAGTGCGAAATCTGCGCGGCGACATGGCCGGTTCGATGCGCGCCTTTGCCGAAGCCGCGCGGACGACGGGGGAGCAGCTGCGCCGCGATCCCGACGATCCGCAGCGAAATTTCGATCATGCGCAGAGCATGTTCTGGGTTGGATATTATGCCTGGCAGACCGGTGATCGCGCGCAGGCCCGGCGCGACTTCGAACAATATCGCGCCTTGGCCGGGAAGCTGGTGGCGATCGATCCCAAGAAGCCCGAATGGCAGGCCGAAGTCGCCTATGCGGAAACGAACCTTGGCGTGCTGCGCATGGAGGCGGGCGACGGGGCAGGGGCGGTCGGCCACTTCAAGGCCGCCGAGCGGGTTTGGCGGGCGTTGGGCGGAGACAAGCCGGGCAATCGCGACATGAGCTACCAGCTTGCCCAATCGCTCGCGTGGCAGGCCGACGCATACCGTAGCGCAGGCGACAGCCCGAAGGCGCTGGCGGTCCGCCGGGCGGAAAGCGGGATTTACCGCCTCGTGCTGGCCAAGGCGCCCGACGACTATGAGATGCGCGAAGGGCTGACCGTTTCGCAGAGCCGGCTTGCCCAACTGATGCTCGACGTCGGCATGTCGCGCGCCGCCTTCGACCTTGCCCGTTCCGCCAATCGCGATGCGGAGGCATTGCTCCAGCGCGATTCGAAAAATGCCCTCTGGAAAGAGATGGCGGCCAAGTCGCGAAACATCCTGGCGGAGATCGCCATCGTCAACGGCGACCTTCCAACAGCACGGTCCGCGAACCATTCCGCTGCAGCCCTCTGCCAGGAATTGGTCGACACCGGCAAAACGGTCGAAAAATGGAGGAGCGATTGCCTTGCTCCGGCGCGGTGGATGGCCGCGCTGATCGACGTCCGAACCGGGGATGCAAGCGGCGGTATCCGCTTGGCCCAAGACTTCCAGCATGCGTTTGCCAAGCCGCCATCGGTCCCCAGCCAGGAACTGTTGTTCGGCCAAGTGATGGCCAGGCTGATCGCTGCCAAAGGCACGGGCGGGTCCGGTGCCGCCCAGGCGGGCGTGGTGCTCGCATCCATGCAAATCCCAAAGGACGCGCGGTTGAGGGCGGCCGCCAATTATCTTTCGCCCTCGTCTCAGGCGCCGAGCAGCTATCCGCTCGCCAGCCTGATGGGAACGGAGCAATGA
- the proS gene encoding proline--tRNA ligase gives MRLSRSFLPVLKESPSDAQIVSHKLMLQAGLVRQTAAGIYAWLPTGWRVLQKIAQIVREEQDRAGAIELLMPTLQSADLWRQSGRYDAYGPEMLRIKDRHEREMLYGPTNEEMITAIFRDDVKSYRDLPRTLYHIQWKFRDEVRPRFGVMRGREFLMKDAYSFDLDEAGARNSYYTQLLAYLRTFQRMGIKAVPMKAASGPIGGDLSHEFIVLAPTGESEVFYDAAFEEFDWGQAELRYDDADGLKGLFDKVSGTYSATDETHDEGRWAEVPADRQRTGRGIEVGHIFYFGTKYSAAMGLKVSGQDGSMVTPEMGSYGIGVSRLVGAIIEASHDDKGIVWPEAVAPWKVGLVTMRGDDEASIAAAEDIYARLTAANVEVLYDDRDERGGVKLGGMDLMGLPWQVIIGPRGLASGLVELKNRRTGEKEELSIDAAIERLTA, from the coding sequence TTGCGCCTTTCCCGCTCGTTTCTCCCCGTTCTAAAGGAAAGCCCGTCCGATGCGCAGATCGTCAGCCACAAGCTGATGCTGCAGGCGGGGCTGGTCCGCCAGACCGCCGCCGGGATCTACGCCTGGCTGCCGACGGGCTGGCGCGTCCTCCAGAAGATCGCGCAGATCGTTCGCGAGGAGCAGGACAGGGCCGGCGCAATCGAGCTGCTGATGCCGACGCTGCAGTCGGCCGACCTGTGGCGCCAATCGGGCCGCTATGACGCATACGGTCCCGAAATGCTGCGGATCAAGGACCGGCATGAGCGCGAAATGCTCTATGGTCCGACCAACGAGGAAATGATCACCGCGATCTTCCGCGACGACGTGAAGAGCTATCGCGACCTCCCGCGCACGCTTTACCACATCCAGTGGAAGTTCCGTGACGAGGTCCGCCCGCGCTTCGGCGTGATGCGCGGCCGCGAGTTCTTGATGAAGGATGCCTACTCGTTCGACCTTGACGAGGCCGGCGCCCGCAACAGCTATTACACCCAGCTGCTCGCTTACCTGCGCACCTTCCAGCGGATGGGCATCAAGGCGGTCCCGATGAAGGCGGCGTCGGGGCCGATCGGCGGCGACCTCAGCCATGAATTCATCGTCTTGGCACCCACGGGCGAAAGTGAGGTGTTTTACGACGCGGCCTTCGAGGAATTCGACTGGGGCCAGGCCGAACTGCGCTATGACGACGCGGATGGTCTCAAGGGCCTCTTCGACAAAGTGAGCGGCACCTATTCGGCGACCGACGAGACGCATGATGAAGGCCGCTGGGCCGAAGTGCCGGCCGACCGCCAGCGCACCGGTCGCGGGATCGAGGTCGGCCACATCTTTTATTTCGGTACCAAATATTCCGCCGCCATGGGGCTGAAGGTTTCCGGCCAGGACGGGTCGATGGTGACGCCCGAAATGGGCAGCTACGGCATCGGCGTTTCGCGCCTCGTCGGCGCCATCATCGAGGCCAGCCACGACGACAAGGGCATCGTCTGGCCCGAAGCGGTGGCACCGTGGAAAGTCGGCCTCGTAACCATGCGCGGCGATGACGAAGCCTCCATCGCGGCCGCCGAGGATATCTATGCGCGCCTGACCGCCGCCAATGTCGAGGTGCTTTACGACGACCGCGACGAGCGGGGCGGGGTCAAGCTGGGCGGCATGGACCTGATGGGCCTGCCCTGGCAGGTGATCATCGGCCCGCGCGGGCTGGCGAGCGGCTTGGTCGAGCTAAAGAACCGTCGCACCGGCGAAAAAGAGGAACTTTCGATCGACGCAGCCATTGAGCGCCTCACCGCATGA
- a CDS encoding DUF3775 domain-containing protein: MEPLTPLETLSRIILRAKEYEAQVPTDYDGGEVAENVDGEDGEALSVLDDSINTSVEEELIGALQDLADDQQAEVLAFAWVGQGVYDASDWDEAIEAASDESNIVDELMDMPMLASVLEAGLAAFDLSVDGIGDLS, from the coding sequence ATGGAACCGCTGACCCCGCTAGAAACGCTGAGCCGCATCATCCTTCGTGCGAAGGAATATGAGGCACAGGTTCCCACCGACTATGACGGCGGCGAGGTCGCGGAAAATGTCGATGGCGAAGACGGTGAAGCGCTGTCGGTGCTCGACGACAGCATCAACACCAGCGTCGAAGAGGAGCTGATCGGCGCGCTCCAGGATCTCGCAGACGACCAGCAGGCCGAAGTGCTGGCATTCGCCTGGGTCGGCCAAGGAGTCTATGACGCATCCGACTGGGACGAGGCGATCGAAGCGGCGAGCGACGAGAGCAATATCGTCGACGAACTGATGGACATGCCGATGCTCGCATCGGTGCTCGAAGCCGGCCTCGCCGCGTTCGACCTCAGCGTCGACGGGATCGGCGACCTCAGCTAA
- a CDS encoding potassium transporter Kup: MPDNQAANEVAEAHGDGHHAQGSVAALTIGAAGVVFGDIGTSPLYAMKEVFVGHHPLAVDPLHLFGVISLMFWSLMIIVTFKYVTVILRADNKGEGGSLALLALIQRSTGGGKWSKGLVLLGIAATALFFGDAMITPAVSVLSAVEGLSTVSDSFTPYVIPAAIAILVGLFAIQRHGTDTVGKLFGPVMLLYFAVIATLGVVQIAQNPAVLQGLNPIWAYRFFADNPMSAFLAMGSVVLAVTGAEALYADMGHFGKNPIRIAWLFLVFPALLLNYLGQAALMLRLPETAANPFYLMAGESWRLPMVILATLATIIASQAVITGAFSVVRQAVQLGLMPRIHIDHTSEKAAGQIYIPAVNWVLMMLVILLVLGFRESTNLAAAYGIAVTGTMFITAIMLAVLQRRVWKWPLWAVAIEIGLFVLIDGLFFASNLTKLFDGGWFPLLIGAIAFTLLTTWATGRKLVINRLNEGSMPINVFIKSACTSAHRVPLTAVYMTSARDGVPPALLHNLKHNMVLHERNVLLTVKIGDVPRVPEEKRVELHDMGSGFYRVILHYGFMEEADVPAALASVQQPEKFYQPMKTSFFLSRQTLLVSSRPGMAIWREKLFAWMLRNAESAMEFFKLPTNRVVELGSQVEI; encoded by the coding sequence ATGCCCGACAATCAGGCGGCCAACGAGGTCGCGGAAGCGCATGGTGATGGCCATCATGCGCAAGGAAGCGTCGCCGCGCTGACCATCGGCGCCGCTGGTGTCGTGTTCGGCGACATCGGCACCAGCCCGCTCTACGCCATGAAGGAAGTGTTCGTCGGCCATCATCCGCTGGCGGTCGATCCGTTGCACCTGTTCGGCGTCATCAGCCTGATGTTCTGGTCGCTGATGATCATCGTGACGTTCAAATATGTCACCGTCATCCTGCGGGCTGACAACAAGGGGGAGGGCGGCAGCTTGGCGCTGCTTGCGTTGATCCAGCGGTCGACGGGCGGCGGCAAATGGTCGAAGGGCCTGGTCCTGCTCGGCATCGCGGCAACCGCGCTCTTTTTCGGCGACGCGATGATCACGCCTGCCGTGTCGGTGCTTTCTGCGGTCGAAGGGTTGAGCACAGTGAGCGACAGCTTCACCCCTTATGTCATCCCGGCAGCGATCGCGATCCTGGTTGGCCTGTTCGCCATCCAACGTCACGGCACCGATACCGTCGGCAAGCTTTTTGGCCCGGTCATGCTCCTCTATTTCGCGGTGATTGCGACGCTGGGCGTCGTCCAAATCGCGCAGAACCCGGCCGTCCTGCAGGGGTTGAACCCAATCTGGGCCTATCGCTTTTTCGCCGACAATCCGATGTCGGCCTTCCTCGCTATGGGGTCGGTGGTGCTGGCGGTGACGGGTGCCGAGGCCCTTTATGCGGACATGGGGCACTTCGGGAAGAATCCCATTCGCATCGCGTGGTTGTTCCTCGTCTTTCCAGCGCTGCTGCTCAATTATCTCGGGCAGGCAGCACTCATGCTCCGGCTCCCGGAGACGGCAGCCAATCCCTTCTATCTGATGGCCGGGGAAAGTTGGCGCCTGCCAATGGTGATCCTCGCCACCCTTGCCACCATCATTGCCAGCCAGGCCGTTATCACCGGTGCCTTTTCCGTCGTGCGGCAAGCGGTTCAGCTCGGCCTGATGCCGCGCATCCACATCGATCACACCAGTGAGAAGGCAGCGGGACAAATCTACATCCCGGCGGTCAACTGGGTGCTGATGATGCTGGTCATCCTGCTGGTCCTCGGCTTCCGGGAATCGACCAACCTGGCCGCTGCGTACGGCATCGCCGTCACGGGAACGATGTTCATCACCGCCATCATGCTGGCCGTGCTGCAGCGCCGCGTGTGGAAGTGGCCGCTGTGGGCAGTGGCGATCGAGATCGGACTGTTCGTATTGATCGACGGCCTGTTCTTCGCCTCGAACCTGACGAAGCTGTTCGATGGCGGCTGGTTCCCGCTGCTGATCGGGGCGATCGCGTTCACCCTGCTCACGACCTGGGCGACGGGTCGCAAGCTGGTCATCAATCGCCTCAATGAAGGCAGCATGCCGATCAACGTCTTCATCAAGTCCGCCTGCACGAGCGCGCACCGCGTGCCGCTGACCGCGGTTTACATGACGAGTGCCCGCGACGGAGTGCCGCCGGCGCTGCTGCATAACCTCAAGCACAACATGGTCCTGCACGAACGGAACGTGCTCCTGACGGTCAAGATCGGCGATGTGCCGCGCGTGCCTGAGGAAAAGCGGGTCGAGCTGCACGACATGGGCAGCGGCTTCTACCGGGTGATCCTGCATTATGGCTTCATGGAGGAGGCGGACGTTCCCGCGGCGCTGGCATCGGTGCAGCAACCGGAGAAGTTCTACCAGCCGATGAAGACCAGTTTCTTCCTGTCGCGCCAGACCTTGCTCGTCTCGTCGCGGCCGGGAATGGCGATCTGGCGCGAAAAGCTCTTTGCCTGGATGCTGCGCAACGCGGAAAGCGCGATGGAATTCTTCAAGCTGCCGACCAATCGCGTCGTCGAACTCGGTAGCCAGGTCGAAATCTGA
- a CDS encoding Lrp/AsnC family transcriptional regulator, translating to MDQAKSLQSCALLRYHSHEFTVLEAKLRNFVEMDKFDAGILKSLTSNARLPVSAIAEAVGLSQSACTRRIQALEAKGFVHGYSARLARRKLGFKITALVDITLGTQVEEDLAAFEAEVASIAGIVECALVSGGQDYRLKILCRDLDDYERLHRERLGRLPGVVTINSSFVLRNVPTRGEADALFGE from the coding sequence TTGGATCAGGCGAAATCTTTGCAAAGTTGTGCGCTACTGCGCTATCATTCGCATGAATTTACGGTTTTGGAAGCCAAATTGAGGAATTTTGTCGAGATGGATAAGTTTGACGCGGGAATCTTAAAGTCCCTGACATCAAACGCCAGGCTGCCCGTAAGCGCCATTGCCGAGGCCGTCGGGTTATCCCAATCGGCCTGCACGCGACGCATCCAGGCTCTGGAGGCCAAGGGCTTTGTCCACGGCTATTCCGCTCGACTCGCGCGGCGAAAACTGGGCTTCAAGATCACGGCGCTGGTCGACATCACACTCGGAACGCAGGTTGAGGAAGATCTGGCGGCGTTCGAGGCGGAAGTCGCGTCGATCGCCGGCATCGTCGAATGTGCACTCGTCTCCGGTGGCCAGGATTACCGATTGAAAATTCTCTGCCGGGACCTCGACGATTATGAGCGTCTGCACCGGGAACGGCTTGGTCGCCTGCCGGGCGTCGTGACCATCAACAGCAGTTTCGTTCTTCGCAACGTGCCAACAAGGGGCGAGGCCGACGCCTTGTTCGGTGAGTAG
- the ald gene encoding alanine dehydrogenase, protein MRVGVLKEIKNHEYRVGLTPASVAELVAAGHEVFVETNAGMGIDFSDKAYQQAGATILPTADDVFETAEMIVKVKEPQPVEIARLRPHHLLFTYLHLAPDPEQAKGLIASGATCIAYETVTSRSGALPLLKPMSEVAGRMSVQVGAHYLEKEQGGRGVLLGGVPGVAPAKVAILGGGVAGINAAQIATGQRADVTIYDINNDRLAELDMHFGSQIKTAFASKAAIAQAIQEAELVIGAVLVPGAAAPKLVTRDQLKTMKRGSVLVDIAIDQGGCFETSKATTHDNPVYEIDGVIHYCVANMPGAVARTSTFALNNATLPFALKLANLGAKKAMAEDPHLANGLNVSDGKVRHEAVAEALGLAYEPA, encoded by the coding sequence ATGCGCGTCGGTGTCCTCAAGGAAATCAAGAACCACGAATACCGGGTCGGCCTGACCCCCGCCTCGGTCGCTGAATTGGTAGCGGCCGGTCATGAGGTGTTTGTCGAGACCAATGCCGGCATGGGCATCGATTTTTCGGACAAGGCCTATCAGCAGGCGGGCGCGACGATCCTGCCGACGGCTGACGACGTGTTCGAAACGGCCGAAATGATCGTCAAGGTCAAGGAGCCGCAGCCGGTCGAAATCGCGCGCCTCCGCCCGCACCACCTGCTGTTCACCTACCTCCACCTGGCCCCCGACCCCGAACAGGCGAAAGGCCTGATTGCGTCGGGCGCGACCTGTATCGCCTATGAAACGGTCACGTCGCGGTCGGGTGCACTGCCGCTGCTGAAGCCGATGAGCGAAGTCGCCGGCCGCATGTCGGTCCAGGTCGGCGCGCACTACCTCGAAAAGGAACAAGGCGGCCGCGGCGTCCTTCTCGGCGGCGTTCCGGGCGTGGCCCCGGCCAAGGTTGCCATCCTCGGCGGCGGTGTCGCCGGCATCAACGCCGCCCAGATTGCGACCGGCCAGCGCGCCGACGTCACCATCTACGACATCAACAACGACCGCCTTGCCGAACTCGACATGCATTTCGGCAGCCAGATCAAGACCGCCTTCGCCTCTAAGGCCGCGATCGCGCAGGCGATCCAGGAAGCCGAGCTGGTCATCGGTGCGGTGCTGGTTCCCGGCGCAGCGGCACCCAAGCTCGTCACTCGCGATCAGCTCAAGACCATGAAGCGCGGTTCGGTGCTGGTCGACATCGCGATCGATCAGGGCGGCTGCTTCGAAACGTCGAAGGCGACCACCCACGACAACCCGGTCTACGAGATCGACGGCGTCATTCACTACTGCGTCGCCAATATGCCGGGTGCGGTTGCGCGGACCTCGACCTTCGCGCTTAACAACGCGACGCTGCCGTTCGCGCTGAAGCTCGCCAACCTCGGCGCCAAGAAGGCGATGGCGGAAGATCCGCACCTCGCCAACGGCCTAAACGTATCGGACGGAAAGGTCCGCCACGAAGCCGTCGCCGAGGCGCTCGGCCTCGCTTACGAGCCGGCCTGA
- a CDS encoding potassium transporter Kup yields MDSTAAKAIEGNDVTDGHAAGTHGHHHGPLGKMMVGAIGIVFGDIGTSPIYAFRETFAGHHRLVPDSLHIFGVLSLIFWSMMIIVTLKYVLIIMRADNKGEGGSLALLALINRSTGNDKRKWTTGIVLLGVFATSLFYGDSMITPAISVLSAVEGLTTVNTAFEPWVIPLAVVIIIGLFGIQSRGTAKVGAMFGPIMLVYFVTLAVLGLIHIAKYPAVIVAMLNPWNAIAFYIDDPIPAFIAMGSVVLAVTGAEALYADMGHFGRKPIKFSWLFFVLPALLLNYMGQGAMILAQTPADALEMVKNPFFLLAPEALRLPLVILATMATIIASQAVISGAFSVTQQAIQLGFIPRLHITHTSEHAAGQIYIPVINWALLTMVLLLVLNFQTSSNLAAAYGIAVTGAMFIDTLLIAVVLYNMWNWNKILATALLAIFLTVDLLYFGANLLKVPVGGWFPLLIGFIAFTMLTTWARGRALMIARMNEQSLPIEVFIKSASSSATRVPGTAVFMTSSVTGVPHALLHNLKHNKVLHERILLLTVKIEDVPYVSAGKRSESKEYGNGFYRIVLRYGFMEEIDVPAALAGMEGVGSACKMMDTSFFLARQTLIASSRPGMAIWRERLFSWMLRNAESAMEFFKLPTNRVVELGSQVEI; encoded by the coding sequence ATGGATTCCACTGCAGCGAAGGCCATCGAGGGGAATGACGTGACCGACGGCCACGCCGCCGGGACGCACGGCCATCATCATGGCCCGCTGGGGAAGATGATGGTGGGGGCCATCGGTATCGTCTTCGGCGATATCGGCACCTCCCCGATCTACGCTTTCCGCGAAACCTTTGCCGGGCACCACCGGCTCGTCCCCGACAGCCTTCACATCTTCGGTGTTCTAAGCCTCATTTTCTGGTCGATGATGATCATCGTGACGCTGAAATATGTGCTGATCATCATGCGGGCCGACAACAAGGGCGAAGGGGGCAGCCTTGCCCTGCTCGCGCTGATCAACCGATCGACCGGCAATGACAAACGCAAATGGACCACCGGCATCGTCCTGCTCGGGGTGTTCGCGACATCGCTATTTTACGGCGACAGCATGATCACGCCGGCCATCTCGGTGCTTTCGGCGGTCGAAGGCCTGACCACGGTGAACACCGCGTTCGAGCCGTGGGTCATCCCGCTCGCCGTCGTGATCATCATCGGCCTGTTCGGCATCCAGTCGCGCGGCACGGCCAAGGTGGGGGCGATGTTCGGCCCCATCATGCTGGTCTACTTTGTTACGCTTGCGGTCCTTGGGCTTATTCACATCGCCAAATATCCGGCCGTGATCGTCGCGATGCTCAATCCCTGGAATGCCATCGCCTTTTACATCGACGACCCGATCCCGGCCTTCATCGCCATGGGCTCGGTCGTGCTGGCCGTGACCGGTGCCGAAGCGCTTTATGCCGACATGGGCCACTTCGGCCGCAAGCCGATCAAGTTCAGCTGGCTATTCTTCGTCCTGCCCGCGCTGCTGCTCAACTATATGGGGCAGGGGGCGATGATCCTCGCCCAGACCCCGGCCGACGCGCTGGAAATGGTCAAGAACCCCTTCTTCCTGCTCGCACCCGAAGCATTGCGGCTACCGCTGGTCATCCTCGCAACCATGGCGACGATCATCGCCAGCCAGGCGGTCATTTCGGGCGCTTTTTCGGTGACGCAGCAGGCGATCCAGCTGGGCTTCATTCCGCGCCTTCACATCACCCACACCAGCGAACATGCCGCCGGCCAGATCTATATTCCGGTGATCAACTGGGCGCTCCTGACGATGGTTCTGCTGTTGGTGTTGAACTTCCAGACGTCGTCGAACCTTGCCGCCGCCTATGGAATTGCGGTCACCGGCGCGATGTTCATCGATACGCTGCTGATCGCGGTCGTGCTCTACAATATGTGGAACTGGAACAAGATTCTTGCGACGGCGCTGCTGGCGATCTTCCTCACCGTCGACCTGCTCTACTTCGGTGCCAACCTGCTCAAGGTTCCGGTGGGCGGCTGGTTCCCGCTGCTGATCGGCTTCATCGCCTTCACGATGTTGACGACCTGGGCCCGCGGCCGTGCGCTGATGATCGCGCGCATGAACGAACAGTCCTTGCCAATCGAAGTGTTCATCAAATCGGCCTCGTCGAGTGCAACGCGCGTTCCAGGCACGGCGGTTTTCATGACCAGTTCGGTAACCGGCGTGCCCCACGCGCTGCTCCACAATTTGAAGCACAACAAGGTGCTTCACGAGCGCATTCTGCTACTGACGGTCAAGATCGAAGACGTGCCTTATGTCAGCGCCGGAAAGCGGTCGGAATCCAAGGAATATGGGAACGGTTTCTACCGCATCGTCCTGCGCTACGGGTTTATGGAAGAGATCGACGTCCCTGCAGCGCTGGCGGGGATGGAAGGCGTCGGCAGCGCTTGCAAGATGATGGACACCAGCTTCTTCCTTGCGCGCCAGACCCTCATCGCATCGTCGAGACCGGGGATGGCCATCTGGCGCGAGCGGCTCTTTTCCTGGATGCTGCGAAACGCCGAAAGCGCGATGGAATTTTTCAAGCTGCCGACGAACCGGGTCGTGGAACTCGGCAGCCAAGTAGAGATTTAA
- a CDS encoding 2'-5' RNA ligase family protein: protein MDEGAAPLIVTAELGADDLAMVDGLRRQHFPPERNVLQAHLTMFHALPPSAEGELKTLLSEIAAGPAPMALLEQPYSIGRGVALKVRSPDLATIREHIAYRFHGMLTAQDRQGWRPHITIQNKVTPDLARDTLRKVEAEFKPRPLQIAGIGLYRYLGGSWGLVRRFPFRG, encoded by the coding sequence ATGGACGAAGGTGCGGCTCCCCTCATCGTGACGGCAGAGTTGGGAGCCGACGACCTCGCGATGGTCGATGGACTGCGACGCCAGCATTTCCCGCCGGAGCGGAATGTGCTGCAGGCCCATCTGACGATGTTTCATGCACTGCCGCCGTCGGCGGAAGGGGAGCTGAAAACCCTTTTGTCGGAAATCGCCGCTGGTCCGGCGCCAATGGCTTTGCTTGAGCAGCCCTATTCGATCGGCAGGGGTGTGGCGTTGAAAGTCCGTTCGCCGGACCTTGCGACCATCCGCGAGCATATCGCGTATCGGTTTCACGGCATGCTTACCGCCCAGGATCGTCAGGGATGGCGACCGCATATCACCATCCAGAACAAGGTAACCCCGGACCTTGCACGCGACACGCTTCGCAAGGTCGAAGCCGAATTCAAGCCACGACCGCTGCAGATCGCGGGCATCGGGCTTTATCGCTATCTCGGCGGATCCTGGGGCTTGGTCCGCCGCTTCCCATTCCGGGGTTAG